The following coding sequences are from one Paenibacillus sp. FSL R5-0912 window:
- a CDS encoding YlbF family regulator: MNVIDKAHELARAIKDSTEVSDITSAMKVIEADPESKLMLDNFRQSQIELQQQMMSGEMPPQEEMEKMEKLFEVLNLNLGIRRLFDAERRLSVVIEDVNKIITDSLSQMYGGQQ; encoded by the coding sequence GAACTGGCGAGAGCCATTAAAGACAGCACCGAGGTATCAGATATCACCAGCGCGATGAAAGTGATCGAAGCAGATCCGGAGAGCAAGCTGATGCTCGACAATTTCCGTCAGAGCCAAATCGAGCTGCAGCAGCAGATGATGAGCGGAGAGATGCCTCCGCAGGAGGAAATGGAGAAGATGGAGAAGCTGTTCGAGGTGCTTAACCTGAATCTCGGCATCCGCCGCCTGTTCGACGCAGAGCGCCGCCTTAGTGTAGTCATCGAAGATGTGAACAAAATCATCACCGACAGCCTGTCCCAAATGTACGGCGGACAACAATAA